One stretch of Lacimicrobium alkaliphilum DNA includes these proteins:
- a CDS encoding DUF4156 domain-containing protein, giving the protein MKMVIKRQLVCGGVALMLVACATVKTVPGAEDVRLLSAAELVNCQRLGSASAQVMDKITFVERDKEKMAKELLKLAQNEAVKMGGNALQIASDIKNGSRQFDVYRC; this is encoded by the coding sequence AAAATGGTCATTAAAAGACAACTTGTATGTGGTGGTGTGGCGCTGATGCTGGTTGCCTGTGCCACGGTTAAAACGGTTCCCGGGGCAGAAGATGTCCGGCTGTTGAGTGCCGCAGAACTGGTAAACTGTCAGCGACTGGGTTCAGCCTCCGCCCAGGTGATGGATAAAATCACCTTTGTGGAGCGGGATAAGGAAAAGATGGCGAAGGAGCTGCTGAAACTGGCTCAGAATGAGGCGGTGAAGATGGGAGGCAATGCCCTGCAGATAGCCAGTGACATCAAAAACGGCAGTCGTCAGTTTGATGTTTATCGCTGCTAA